From the Bos taurus isolate L1 Dominette 01449 registration number 42190680 breed Hereford chromosome 20, ARS-UCD2.0, whole genome shotgun sequence genome, one window contains:
- the SREK1 gene encoding splicing regulatory glutamine/lysine-rich protein 1 isoform X2, giving the protein MTSLMPGAGLLPIPTPNPLTTLGVSLSSLGAIPAAALDPNIATLGEIPQPPLMGNVDPSKIDEIRRTVYVGNLNSQTTTADQLLEFFKQVGEVKFVRMAGDETQPTRFAFVEFADQNSVPRALAFNGVMFGDRPLKINHSNNAIVKPPEMTPQAAAKELEEVMKRVREAQSFISAAIEPESGKSNERKGGRSRSHTRSKSRSSSKSRSRRKRSQSKHRSRSHNRSRSRQKDRRRSKSPHKKRSKSRERRKSRSRSRSRDKRKDTREKIKEKERVKEKDREKEREKERDREKEREKEKERGKNKDKDRDKEREKDRDKDKDKEKDKERERDKDHEKERDKEKEKEQDKEKEREKDRSKEIDEKRKKDKKSRTPPRSYNASRRSRSSSRERRRRRSRSSSRSPRTSKTIKRKSSRSPSPRSRNKKDKKREKEKDHISERRERERSASTRKSSNDREGKDKVEKNNTSLKEKEHNKEPDSSVGKEVDDKDAPRTEENKVQQNGNCQPNEENLSAKTEAV; this is encoded by the exons ATGACAAGTCTGATGCCCGGTGCAGGCTTGCTTCCCATACCGACTCCAAATCCCTTAACTACA ctgGGCGTTTCCCTTAGCAGTTTGGGAGCTATACCAGCAGCAGCCCTGGACCCCAACATTGCAACCCTTGGAGAGATACCACAGCCACCACTGATGGGGAATGTGGATCCTTCTAAAATTGATGAAATTAGGAGAACAGtctatgttggcaatttgaattcCCAG ACAACCACAGCTGATCAGCtacttgaattttttaaacaagttGGAGAAGTGAAGTTTGTTCGGATGGCAGGTGATGAGACTCAGCCAACTCGGTTTGCTTTTGTGGAATTTGCAGACCAAAATTCTGTACCAAGGGCCCTTGCTTTTAATGGAGTTATGTTTGGAGACAGGCCACTGAA aataaATCACTCCAACAATGCAATAGTAAAACCCCCTGAGATGACACCTCAGGCTGCAGCTAAGGAGTTAGAAGAAGTAATGAAGCGAGTACGAGAGGCTCAGTCCTTTATCTCAGCAGCTATCGAACCAG AGTCTGGAAAGAGCAATGAAAGAAAAGGCGGTCGATCTCGTTCCCACACTCGTTCAAAATCCAGGTCTAGCTCAAAATCCCGTTCTCGAAGGAAAAGGTCGCAGTCAAAACACAG gaGTAGATCCCACAATAGATCACGTTCAAGACAAAAAGATAGACGTAGATCTAAGAGTCCTCATAAAAAACGCTCTAAATCAAGGGAGAGGCGAAAGTCAAGGAGTCGCTCACGTTCACG ggacaaaagaaaagatacccgagaaaaaatcaaggaaaaggaaagagtgaaagaaaaagatagagaaaaggaaagggaaaaagaaagagacagggaaaaggaacgtgaaaaagaaaaggaacggggtaaaaacaaagataaagacCGAGATAAAGAACGGGAAAAGGACCGAGATAAAGACAAGGACAAAGAGAAGGACAAAGAGAGAGAGCGGGACAAAGACCATGAAAAGGAACGagacaaagaaaaggagaaggaacaagacaaagaaaagGAACGAGAAAAGGACAGATCCAAAGagatagatgagaaaagaaagaaggataaAAAGTCCAGAACACCACCCAGAAGTTACAATGCATCAAGAAGATCTCGTAGTTCCAGCAG GGAAAGGCgtaggaggaggagcaggagttCTTCCAGGTCACCAAGAACATCAAaaaccataaaaaggaaatctTCTAGGTCTCCATCCCCCAGGAG CAGAAATAAGaaggataaaaagagagaaaaagaaaaggaccacatcagtgaaagaagagagagagagcgttCAGCTTCTACAAGGAAGAGCTCTAATGATAGAGAAGGGAAGGACAAGGTGGAGAAGAACAATACTTCACTTAAA